The nucleotide sequence TCTTGACAAGCTTCTTTGAGTTTATTTAAGAAATAAGAGTAATATTCTTTAGATATCAAAGACTAGAACTTTCTAGACATTTGCATACAAGGACTGGCCAGTAGCGTAGCATGCAACTCGGTCGAAATTGATGTAAAATCCCTTGTTGAGTCATGTCTCCTTAAATATCACGATAGTAGTCAATGACACTTAACGAGTGACCCCTCCACTTGAGACTCTTCAAGCTCAAGAATAAGGTTTATATTTCCTCCACCATCAGGTTATGACAAACATGGAGCATGTTTCACTGTAACTCAGTCAAATAAATCTCAGGCTTCCATTTATGTCAAATTTATTCTGCCATGGGTAACCGAAATGGTAGAGACCCCATTACCGGAACCCCTTTAATGGCTAAAATATTAGTAGAATTGACTTGGAGGGAGATAACCTAGAGAGTCCTCCTTATTTGCTACATTATTTTCTCATGTTTCATCGTATCTACATAACAAGAATTGACAGGTTACCAAGGCGTTCAccaaagaatatttaaaaaatagaaacttCCGCAATTGGTTTGCCAAAAATAACATTTCTGGCCTTTTTCGAGCCTGCATCCACTAGCAGGCATGTCTCTATGAACCACTTTAGTTGCTTTTTGGATGATGTGTCGGGAGGGATAACGCCCTCTACTTAAACTAGATCCTGGAAGTAGGATGTCAGCTTCCTCTTAAGGAAAACGACTTCTTGAAATAAATTATCTATCTTGTAAACTTAAGACAAGAAGTCTAAGAATAAGTGGCTTTAGCGCCAAAACTTAGAGAATGTGTTTGAGCATTAGTAAGGTGACATAGGGTCTATGGAGCATATTTTTGCGTGAGTTTTTTTGTTGAGGGGAGTGACCAAGAATAATTGATCCTTAAAGTGCTTCACATTATCCAAATAAACATCAAACATCCTAGTCTATTGACAAATAGATATCCAGCATTGGTCATTTGTTTAAGTAATTGAGATACACTGAgctttgaaaagaagaaaaaaatacgtCAAGGTCGGCAGACTCTTATATTCACAATATTATTAGAATACTTTGTCATAAGTCAAACTCACTAGGTGTAGTAGTGAAGGTTCAATTAACAAGTGATTAAGAGCGCATGTTGAacaagtgactccaaacacaaTAGGGGGTAAATTATGAAGTGTATAAATcgtgattaattaaaaaaacattttctaaACAATACTTTATATTAGTTCAAAGGTAAAGAGGGAGAAAATAGGAAGAAATAACAAATAATAGAATTTAAACAATAGAAAGCAATGAGACAGTGATAGAGAAATTGTTCCAGGATTTATACAGGTTCAGTCTAATCACGTTGCCTACTTCTGTCGCCCAAGAATTTATTCTTTAGAGTTCCATTAATAAAAATTCTTGAGATTTTAAGTAAATGTCCATGAAACTTATTACAACATACTAGACATTTTAAATTGACTGATCTCCCAAACCAAACAAAGCTTTTGATAAGTGAGCACACAAACCAAACGTGGATTTTGATCGAttaatctcaagaaccaaacaaaGATTTACCACGAaaatctcaagaaccaaacaaaGATTTTACCATAATAATCTCAAGAACCAACAAGATAAGTCAAACAAGAGAAACACACTTTTGATGAATAACAATGAAGCACGAACATTAGTACAACCAAACTCTCACGTGTATTTTTCACTCACAAGGCACCAAGCCAGTTTTAGTGGAAgaatataaaaaatagaaaagagaaaagCATAAAATGAGAAAAGGATAGTAGAAATCTCAATTCCGTTTGAAATGAGGATAaatcctctatttatagaagaaatatgtctaaaaaaaaaaaggaaaacaatCCACGAGCTTTTTAATGCATCTAATCAATTATGACCTAAGGTTAATCGACTATATAAACTAAATATGAAAAGTTTTCAAATTCTCCGCCACTTAATCGACTATAAGCTTACTTAGACTATTAGAAGGCATTACTAAAAAGCTAATCAATTAACCCTAAGATGTTAATCGATTATCTAGTGTAAAAGCCAACGATAAAGGTTTAACCAAGCTAGTAACCACTTAGTTGCGCGTATAAAACATTTGCAGGTGATTTTATAAAAAGAAAGAGGCTTCAAAACATTTGAGTGTGTGCGGGAGAGTTGTCTTACTATTTTAGAAGATACTCATATACTTTTACAATACACTGATCACTTAATCACAATACCAAGCGAGCCTTCAtccttcctctctttcacaactttgaagcttcaaaatCCATTGCTAGATTCATCATTGTTTCAACACTTCATTTGGGACTTATTTTTTATGATGAGGGTTGATATAGCTTCTTTGATatacatcatcatcaatcataggTTGCTTGACCAGAGATACTTAAGGGCTCTAACGAACGCTTGACATTAGGTGTGGTCTTCATCAAAACCGCCAAAATCATTTGCCAACAAGATCATCTTCATATAGTTGAACGTCCTACAAGCACATAGTTCCACAACGCCAACCTCGAAGTTTTTCAAAGAGAGAcataaacttttcaaagaaaactGTCACTCGTGATGAGGAATGACGTACCTGTCATATTTGTTACATACCCTCTTATCTTCATGGAGAACAACACACATGTTGGTGGAGAATATGAAAAATGAATGCTCTAGAAGTGGGGAGGTtcaatgaatttctctcctaaaatcattttcaaaaattaGAATTTTACAAACTGGTGCGCTGATCACAATCGAAAGCGAAAGATAACGGAGGTTTTATCAAACACACAATTAAATGAATATTATAGTTAACTCATATTATAAAAAATCACAACAACTAAAAAAGATTAAGTTTCTTAAACAATCAATTCAACAACTATCATAATTCAATTTTCACACAAAGAtcaaattgaatttgattaatCGAATGATCAATCTAACAACCATAAttgcaaaaaaaataatattcaaatgACTAGATCTATCACATGCCTACGCATACATAATAAATCACTATAagcaaataaaatccatcaacatGCGATTCTAAGAAAGGATACAAACTTAAACATGCAAGCTATATAGAAAATTAATGAGATACCGATAAGTAGGAATGAACCAGGACTTATAGTGATTCAACAATTTGTCCTCGTTTGTGCATATTACACTCTTCAATAGTTTCccattgaaattttgttgttcttctattatgattttgataataTTTACAATGtgcttttattataattaaagaaCCAAATGGTGTAATTATATTACAACTTACGCAACTCCAATATGAGTCTTTCCTTCTTCTGTGTTACATAACCGTAGTTGAAATTTCTAAGACCTTCTCTCAGTCTTGAATGCTCTATTATTCAAATCCAAAATTTGCTCCAAGCATTTGTTTCACCATAATATTTACTTGATCCTATAAGTACATTTTCTAAGCTCTTTGCATTTATGATGGGATAGAAACTCCCATCCTCGTTCCACAACAACCTTTAATCCTATCTACCGAAGTCTTCCATAGAGATGAGGTCCTTTCTTTTTGCTCTTGCTAGATTGTCAATCCAAACCATACCATAGTATCTGATTTAACTCAAACACTTCACAaacatcaacaaagaatgaaCTTCTTCTACATTAGTTCTCACACTCTCTAAAAGTTGAAAAACAACCAAATCACTGTAATCTTCCTAGAGGTTGAAGATAACCACAGATGTAAAAGAAATACGCGGAAAGAATTCTTTGAAAGCGGGATTCcagatttttagaaattttatGATTATTATCATAATAATGGTGGTGAGCGAGAGAGAAAATGATTAATATAGGTGCTTGAGATGATGCACAACAAATGAGTAAAAACACCCTTTTGATTTGAGTCAAAAGCAATGGGTATGATTCGAGTCAAATGAGAGGAATGATTAGAATATAGAACTTAAAAGTTAAAATCCAAATTCTGCACCTTTGATTCAATTTAAGGAAATCCTTGATTAGAATCACAAAACCAGAATCAAAAACCAAAATTAGATGTACAGTTTTGATTAGAGTCGAGTTTTCATTTATTCAAGTCAACAATGTCGGAATTTGTGTCAAATTTTATCTGATTCGAATCAATAGTGTCATGATTTGAATCATACTTtgtgtgatttgaatcaaataCACTATTGATTCAGATCATGAAAATCTGTGACTTGAATCAAACTGCCAAAGACAAATTCTGAATTTTCACATTTATTCATTGATTCTAAATCATACATAACCTTGATTCGAATCACATTGTAGAGGGAGCCGTGCAAACACTTTTATTATAACATAATAGCAACCAAGAGGTATACATCTTGATTAATGTGGGATTTAAggaatacaaataaatttgaaatgCATATATTCCTATTGCAGTGGTGAACTAGATTCTGACATTGTCAACATAGATTTCGCGCACATGAGCGATCTTTTCCCAATCCTCGCCAGCAATCCTTTGGCATCTTGGGCTTAAAAGAGGACAGCCATCAATTTGCAAGACTTGTAAAGCAGTAAGGTGAACAAATCCAGACGGTAAATTTAGAAGGTTGGGACAGTACCGAATGTGTATGCGCATCAACGATGATAGATTCCTCACATAATCAGGCAGTGTCATGAGAGAAACACAGTCTATGATTAACAGAAACTGAAGACTACTTGCATAGAATTCAGGCTTGATTGGTAGAGTTCTCAGCTTGTGTAAACCTTTGATCGTTAACGAGCGAAGGCTAGAAAGACTTTCGATGCTCACATCCAATGATTCCATCTTAGGACAGTTTACAACTTCCAAATTTTCAAGTGCAGTGCAGTTTTTCAAATTACTTGGCAATGAAGCTAACTTAGCACAGTTGTGGATCCGTAGCGTTCGAAGGGAAGTGAGATTCTGAGTTACTTCGGTCAATGACACAAGATTTCTACAATGTTCAATTGTTAATGACCGAAGCGATGTTAAAGTACCAAGTTGTTTCTCAAAAACATTTGGAGAGGTTATCACCAAATGTCTAAGGGAAACTAagtgattaattttttttgggaAGGTACTCATTTTTATGCATCCTGATAGCATCAATGCTTGTAGAAAATGAAGGCAACAAATTGAATCCGGAAGGAACCGAAGTTCGTTGTTTCCGTTTAGATTTAGATACCTCAGAAGTTTCATGCTACTGATGCTATTTGGAAGATATGTTATTCCCGTGTAGCTCAAATCCAACGCGCGTAAGTAAGTCAAACCCGAGAGGACAACATTCAAATGATCTCCCAACTTTGCACACAAAAGAAGTGTTCTCAATTTTGGTAACTTGAGAAACAAACTTGGATCTTCCCTTATTTCTCCTCGATCCCGAAATGAAATGTGTCTTGTGCTTTCAGTCATACTTGAAGTATCAGAGTTAACCATCAAATTTCCTGCCACTAAATTAGCAAGATCATGAAATAGATCATGCATTCTGCATTTTACTATTTCAGTTTTGTGATTCTCATGTACTATGTCGAATATTGATCTTGACACAAACTCATTTATATACCAAGTTCCAACATCTTCTAATTGTTGATCACTGTTTGATGGTTGAATGAAACCTTGAGCCATCCATAAATGGATTAAATCCTGCTTATCAAATTCTTTGCCTTTAGGAATTAATGAACAAAATGCAAAACATTCTTTAAATGGGGACGGTAATTGATCATAGCTTAACTTAAGAACCGACATTATACCGTCTTCGTTTTCAGACAGGTGACTCATACTCCAAGTATCGCTGTTTTTCACTGACGTCCAATAAGATTCCTCTTTGGTTCCAGATAGTAAACCTCCCACGGTGCGTATCGCTAAAGGCACTCCACCGCATTTCATCAATATCTCTTCACCGATTTTAACAAGATTAGGATGTTGGACTTTTTCTCCTTCTCCAAACGCCCATTTCTCAAACAACGACCTGCATTCGCCAACAGCCAAAGCACCTAATTGATACAAActgttttcattttcattttcattttcaccCATCACGGACGCAGTACTTTTGTAGCGAGTCGTCGCTAGAATTCTGCTTCCTTTTGCAAATTTTCCTAACAACAATTTCTTCAGATCAAGCCATTC is from Vicia villosa cultivar HV-30 ecotype Madison, WI unplaced genomic scaffold, Vvil1.0 ctg.000351F_1_1, whole genome shotgun sequence and encodes:
- the LOC131627196 gene encoding disease resistance protein RGA2-like; the protein is MVIPMSVCKSAAKKILEELTTILMNKYNLQSAFKDDSIKLRNDMSAILAVLLDAEKKQEKNHLVEDWLMKLRDVLHDAEDLLDDINAEALRQKVEAEMRIVTWVRNMFFFSDMDDRIKKIIVRIDDIANRISSLHLQELDQQQVVDSSNRQRDSVRCYTEVVGREEDKKRVIERLLGGCGNSNNDESFVVVPVVGIGGLGKTTLVNLIFDDDKVKNGFDLKLWIDVSDDLNIERIWQKKVVRAVDCSSDQNVYDIDFLSSCLNDKLSEKKCLLVLDDVWKCNRVEWLDLKKLLLGKFAKGSRILATTRYKSTASVMGENENENENSLYQLGALAVGECRSLFEKWAFGEGEKVQHPNLVKIGEEILMKCGGVPLAIRTVGGLLSGTKEESYWTSVKNSDTWSMSHLSENEDGIMSVLKLSYDQLPSPFKECFAFCSLIPKGKEFDKQDLIHLWMAQGFIQPSNSDQQLEDVGTWYINEFVSRSIFDIVHENHKTEIVKCRMHDLFHDLANLVAGNLMVNSDTSSMTESTRHISFRDRGEIREDPSLFLKLPKLRTLLLCAKLGDHLNVVLSGLTYLRALDLSYTGITYLPNSISSMKLLRYLNLNGNNELRFLPDSICCLHFLQALMLSGCIKMSTFPKKINHLVSLRHLVITSPNVFEKQLGTLTSLRSLTIEHCRNLVSLTEVTQNLTSLRTLRIHNCAKLASLPSNLKNCTALENLEVVNCPKMESLDVSIESLSSLRSLTIKGLHKLRTLPIKPEFYASSLQFLLIIDCVSLMTLPDYVRNLSSLMRIHIRYCPNLLNLPSGFVHLTALQVLQIDGCPLLSPRCQRIAGEDWEKIAHVREIYVDNVRI